Proteins encoded in a region of the Spirochaetota bacterium genome:
- a CDS encoding DUF262 domain-containing protein — MSYAGISIREAIEKMNNISNGWFLPQIQRQYVWGARYESESYICLLLDSLFRRFPIGGLVVWETKAKIAFREFVNDYAPGKFAKQVDEGRWGHDKGLVYDGQQRLQTLRSVLLYTFNDRVLCFDLLFDRDSYSADKTGFLFVNRDDEIPEYHIRMTELIGLSCDSKTKVMLEKKYSDNQRDDDHKLLVKANISALWDVFVDRNIKSIAYFPVVSDNEEEVNEIFRRLNIGGVTLTQIELVLAKIKAKYPGYEESLWETSAEIAKCTGGFVFTSAEILQFIFLLVFGSIKVDVNRIKDEHLELFNTHILQAKDALRELFEGYLWDLMKINRGEIIDRRQALSPIAVYLVNLKYNGHNFRIKRFSESNIQAIHQYFILSQFCDWNTQTMVNAFAEKAMEAGKIGLEFPINAMKDIAVRNNRSIDLSYNQFVSRVWLALKILLPNRQYVFYDVTPQIDHIFPLELAGMDNDYKEKVNILWNFQPMPAGVNNYKRAKHPQVFFESSDGKKYYGAYDFLPSLKSDYWDDYKKFLWRRHLKMRKELKKIYGIEIKRYRPRAVEV, encoded by the coding sequence ATGTCATACGCAGGTATATCGATACGCGAAGCAATCGAGAAAATGAACAATATCAGTAACGGATGGTTTTTGCCTCAAATACAGCGTCAATATGTGTGGGGAGCACGATATGAATCTGAAAGTTATATATGCTTGCTTTTAGATTCACTTTTCCGACGGTTTCCAATCGGAGGACTTGTGGTATGGGAGACGAAAGCAAAGATAGCCTTTCGTGAATTTGTCAACGATTATGCGCCGGGCAAATTTGCAAAACAAGTTGATGAAGGGCGATGGGGGCATGATAAAGGATTAGTTTATGATGGACAGCAAAGGTTACAAACATTACGTTCTGTTTTGCTTTATACATTTAATGACAGAGTGCTTTGCTTTGATCTATTATTTGATCGTGATAGTTATTCGGCAGACAAAACAGGTTTTTTATTTGTGAACAGAGATGATGAAATACCTGAATATCATATAAGAATGACGGAGCTTATAGGTTTGTCTTGTGACTCAAAGACAAAAGTCATGCTTGAAAAAAAATATTCTGACAATCAGAGGGATGATGATCACAAGTTGCTGGTTAAAGCAAACATCAGCGCATTGTGGGATGTATTTGTTGACAGAAATATCAAATCGATTGCATATTTCCCAGTCGTCTCAGATAATGAAGAGGAAGTAAATGAAATATTTCGCCGGCTGAATATTGGAGGCGTAACATTGACACAAATTGAACTTGTGCTCGCAAAGATAAAGGCGAAATACCCAGGATATGAAGAAAGTCTTTGGGAAACATCGGCTGAGATTGCAAAATGTACTGGCGGCTTCGTCTTTACATCAGCGGAAATATTGCAATTCATTTTCTTATTGGTATTTGGATCGATAAAAGTCGATGTGAATCGAATCAAAGATGAGCACTTGGAACTATTTAACACCCATATTCTTCAAGCCAAAGATGCTTTGCGCGAGTTGTTTGAAGGCTATCTCTGGGACCTTATGAAAATCAACCGCGGAGAGATCATTGACAGAAGACAGGCGTTATCTCCAATAGCCGTTTATTTAGTAAACCTGAAATACAATGGGCATAATTTTAGGATAAAAAGATTTTCGGAAAGCAATATTCAGGCGATACATCAGTATTTTATTCTTTCTCAGTTTTGTGATTGGAATACGCAAACGATGGTGAACGCTTTTGCGGAAAAAGCAATGGAGGCTGGCAAAATCGGGCTGGAATTTCCGATTAATGCCATGAAAGATATTGCTGTGCGCAACAATCGATCTATTGATTTAAGCTATAATCAGTTCGTTTCAAGGGTTTGGCTGGCATTAAAAATACTATTGCCGAATAGGCAATATGTTTTTTATGATGTTACACCTCAAATCGATCATATTTTCCCTCTTGAGCTTGCAGGGATGGATAATGATTATAAGGAAAAAGTCAATATTCTTTGGAATTTTCAGCCAATGCCTGCTGGTGTAAATAATTATAAACGTGCAAAGCATCCTCAAGTGTTTTTTGAAAGTTCTGACGGCAAGAAATACTATGGGGCGTATGATTTCCTGCCATCGTTAAAAAGCGATTATTGGGACGATTATAAAAAGTTTCTATGGCGCAGGCATCTAAAGATGCGAAAAGAGCTTAAGAAAATATACGGTATAGAGATAAAACGATATCGTCCCAGAGCCGTTGAGGTATAG
- the pstA gene encoding phosphate ABC transporter permease PstA encodes MNGKSKTQIRSERLDTLFNVLGIAATAFSLLFLLVLIIDILLDAIPRLNLGFLMSFPSRKPEQAGILAALVGSIWIMALTAVIAFPVGLAAGVYLEEYAKKDRLTSFIEININNLAGVPSIIYGLLGLGIFVRLFGLDRSVLSGALTLSLLVLPVIILTTREALRAVPNSIREAAYALGATRWQTVSRQVVPAAMGNILTGLILAISRAVGETAPLITIGALAYVAFLPTPPVSITTTAPFVAVSGQGFFDFFTVMPIQIFNWVSRPQKGFAENAAAGIIVLLLLTLIMNAAAIVIRYRFQKKVRW; translated from the coding sequence ATGAACGGTAAATCAAAAACACAGATACGAAGCGAGCGGCTCGATACGCTCTTCAATGTGCTCGGCATAGCCGCAACAGCGTTCTCCCTTCTCTTCCTCCTCGTCCTCATCATCGACATCCTTCTCGATGCCATCCCGCGGCTGAACCTCGGTTTTCTCATGAGCTTCCCTTCGCGTAAGCCGGAGCAGGCAGGCATACTCGCCGCCCTTGTCGGTTCCATCTGGATAATGGCGCTCACCGCCGTCATCGCATTCCCCGTCGGGCTCGCTGCGGGCGTGTATCTTGAAGAATACGCAAAAAAAGACAGGCTTACTTCCTTTATTGAGATAAACATCAATAATCTTGCCGGTGTCCCTTCCATCATCTACGGTCTTCTCGGTCTGGGCATATTCGTACGTCTCTTCGGTCTCGACAGGAGCGTGCTGTCCGGCGCCCTCACGCTCTCGCTCCTTGTACTCCCGGTGATAATTCTAACCACACGTGAGGCTCTGCGTGCTGTGCCCAATTCCATCCGCGAGGCGGCGTACGCGCTCGGTGCAACGCGGTGGCAGACGGTGAGCAGACAGGTGGTACCCGCAGCGATGGGGAATATACTCACCGGGCTGATACTAGCCATATCCAGAGCGGTCGGCGAAACGGCACCGCTTATCACCATCGGCGCGCTCGCCTACGTCGCCTTCCTTCCCACGCCGCCCGTTTCCATAACAACGACAGCACCGTTCGTCGCGGTGAGCGGTCAGGGCTTCTTCGATTTCTTCACTGTCATGCCCATACAGATATTCAACTGGGTGTCGCGCCCGCAGAAGGGTTTTGCCGAGAATGCGGCCGCGGGCATCATCGTCCTGCTTCTGCTCACGCTCATCATGAACGCAGCGGCGATAGTGATACGGTACCGCTTTCAGAAAAAAGTACGCTGGTAA
- the pstB gene encoding phosphate ABC transporter ATP-binding protein PstB, translated as MDTQTTPTPEVTVNNLELWFGESHVLRGITIPMYKRHVTAVIGPSGCGKSTMLRTINRMNDLIPTARTKGEILIDNENVLAPHYDIYALRTKVGMVFQKPNPFPKSIYENVAFGLKLKGIHNHSEVMGIVEKSLRDAWLWDEVKDRLRSSALSLSGGQQQRLCIARALATSPDVMLLDEPTSALDPQSTNRIEELLLELKKSVTIIIVTHNIGQAGRISDYTAFLYLGEVIEYGLTEKVFTVPKDKRTEEYLTGKFG; from the coding sequence ATGGATACACAAACGACCCCGACACCGGAAGTAACGGTGAACAACCTCGAACTCTGGTTCGGGGAAAGCCATGTCCTTCGCGGCATCACCATACCGATGTATAAAAGACATGTCACTGCCGTCATCGGCCCCTCGGGCTGCGGGAAATCGACCATGCTTCGCACGATCAATCGCATGAACGATCTCATCCCTACTGCGCGCACGAAAGGCGAGATACTCATCGACAATGAGAACGTGCTCGCGCCGCATTACGATATCTATGCGCTGCGAACGAAGGTCGGCATGGTCTTCCAGAAGCCCAACCCTTTCCCGAAATCGATATATGAGAACGTCGCATTCGGGCTCAAGCTCAAGGGCATTCACAATCACAGCGAGGTGATGGGCATCGTGGAAAAGAGCCTCCGCGATGCCTGGCTCTGGGACGAAGTGAAGGACAGATTGAGATCGTCGGCGCTTTCGCTTTCCGGCGGACAGCAGCAGCGTCTGTGCATAGCACGCGCGCTTGCGACCAGCCCCGATGTCATGCTCCTCGACGAACCGACATCCGCGCTCGACCCGCAGTCGACGAACCGTATTGAAGAGCTTCTTCTGGAACTGAAAAAATCCGTGACCATAATCATCGTGACACATAATATCGGTCAGGCAGGGCGCATATCGGATTACACCGCCTTCCTCTATCTCGGCGAGGTGATAGAATACGGCCTCACGGAAAAAGTATTCACCGTGCCTAAGGACAAGCGGACGGAGGAATATCTGACAGGGAAATTCGGATGA
- the phoU gene encoding phosphate signaling complex protein PhoU has product MIKERILELKEKLTAENALVKKMIEESVQGLIERDAAKLSTVIKKHEPNVNWMEVDIDAACTNIIALYHPEAKDLRTVLMLLKMNNDFERMGDAAVNMCESAMFLIERPQLKPFDHIPKMAEATITMLKDSMRSFIESDVALARAVCKSDDIVDDYAESIFKELVALMTSDPTSIERALNIIRISHNLERIADLSTNIAEDAIFITEGKVIKHHVEDGKDPHARS; this is encoded by the coding sequence ATGATAAAAGAACGAATTCTCGAACTCAAGGAAAAGCTCACCGCGGAGAACGCCCTCGTCAAGAAGATGATCGAAGAGAGCGTTCAGGGTCTGATCGAACGGGATGCGGCGAAGCTCAGCACGGTCATCAAGAAGCATGAGCCCAATGTGAACTGGATGGAGGTGGACATCGACGCAGCCTGCACGAACATCATCGCGCTCTATCACCCGGAAGCGAAGGACCTGCGCACGGTGCTCATGCTCCTCAAGATGAACAACGATTTCGAACGGATGGGCGACGCCGCGGTGAACATGTGCGAAAGCGCCATGTTCCTCATCGAACGCCCGCAGCTCAAGCCCTTCGATCATATCCCGAAAATGGCGGAAGCGACGATCACCATGCTCAAGGACAGCATGCGATCGTTCATCGAATCCGATGTTGCCCTTGCGCGCGCGGTCTGCAAAAGCGACGACATCGTCGACGATTATGCCGAGTCGATATTCAAGGAGCTCGTGGCTCTCATGACATCGGACCCGACGAGCATTGAACGGGCGCTCAATATCATACGCATTTCACACAACCTTGAGCGTATCGCCGACCTTTCAACGAATATCGCCGAGGATGCGATCTTCATCACCGAGGGGAAGGTCATCAAGCATCATGTCGAAGACGGGAAAGATCCGCACGCTCGCA
- the pstC gene encoding phosphate ABC transporter permease subunit PstC has protein sequence MKNQRTRTIIRKVREFIIERLLFLSSLISVFTTVAIIGVLFFESFQFFTRISPLRFLTELEWTPLFFEKSYGIWPLIAGTFTTSFIAMCVAIPFGLISAIYLSEYASPKFRTIAKPILEMLAAIPTVVYGYFALLFITPLLKNIIPGLPTFNALSAGIAMGVMIIPIVASLSEDAMRSVPIAYREGGYALGATRLQVSLKVVFPAALSGITAALILAVSRAVGETMIVAIAAGQQPTLTVNPLESVATITAYIVQVSLGDTPHGTIEYSTIFVCGLTLFVLNLILNMISLVLKKRFQEFYE, from the coding sequence ATGAAAAATCAGAGGACAAGGACGATCATCCGTAAGGTTCGGGAGTTCATCATTGAGCGGCTCCTCTTCCTGAGCAGTCTGATATCCGTATTCACCACCGTTGCAATCATCGGTGTGCTGTTCTTCGAATCCTTCCAGTTCTTCACCAGGATATCCCCCCTGCGATTCCTTACGGAACTCGAGTGGACACCGCTTTTCTTTGAGAAGTCGTACGGTATCTGGCCGCTTATCGCCGGCACATTCACCACATCATTCATAGCCATGTGCGTCGCCATACCGTTCGGGCTTATCAGCGCGATATATCTCAGCGAATACGCATCGCCGAAATTCCGCACCATCGCAAAACCGATATTGGAAATGCTCGCGGCCATCCCCACGGTGGTATACGGCTATTTCGCATTGCTTTTCATAACACCGCTCTTAAAGAACATCATCCCGGGACTGCCGACATTCAATGCATTGTCCGCAGGCATAGCCATGGGCGTCATGATAATACCCATAGTAGCATCGTTAAGCGAGGATGCCATGCGATCGGTACCGATAGCCTACCGCGAGGGCGGCTATGCGCTCGGCGCTACGCGGCTTCAGGTATCGCTCAAGGTGGTTTTCCCCGCAGCGCTTTCCGGGATCACCGCCGCGCTCATTCTTGCCGTATCCCGCGCTGTCGGAGAAACGATGATCGTGGCGATAGCCGCCGGCCAGCAGCCCACCCTTACCGTCAATCCGCTCGAGTCGGTGGCCACGATAACCGCATACATCGTGCAGGTAAGCCTCGGCGATACGCCGCACGGCACCATCGAATATAGCACGATATTCGTCTGCGGACTTACACTTTTCGTGCTCAATCTCATCCTTAACATGATAAGTCTTGTCCTCAAAAAGCGATTCCAGGAATTCTACGAGTAG
- a CDS encoding type ISP restriction/modification enzyme, with product MPATDRDQIRAIKTFPSLLKYLRDELGWRIDSDDIDELTFKYTPEELNISAEHAVAIEEIKQLRPLSTGQVWGIFFVKFKPKRLPVVMLRRILSHLVIKKRTGGRDADRKTWGMDDLIFISSYGQTDDRHMTFAHFTTDTSTGDLPTLKVLGWDDDDTPLRYDHVIATLKEKLRWPSDETDVDAWRKTWRSAFTLGHRQVIKTAKDLAMRLAVLAKRIHKRAHTVLKIETENGMLHKLHKAFQTALIRELTEDAFVDMYAQTIAYGLLTASIERKNPVPSVQTGIISKNIVDMVPVTNPFLKEMLSTFLTAGGRKTKLDFDELGVQDVVELLNDPDTHMEDILRDFGKRTMQEDPVIHFYQDFLNEYNHELRVQRGVFYTPQPVVSYIVRSVHELLQTEFGLEDGLASTITWEEFREKQKRTTNDTNSTNKEIKIPEGTDPNSYFVTILDPATGTATFLVEVIDIIHKTMMAKWKKAGATDGECLAKWNEYVPKCLLPRLFGYELMMAPYAIAHMKIGLKLTETGYQFNSDERVRIFLTNALEPPSDAGQQTLTGMFEALAHEAAAVNEVKQQQKFSVLIGNPPYAGHAANLSKNDDGTWNYIGKLLQDYYFIDGVPLGERNPKWLQDDYVKFVRLYQQTITITGVGVIGIITNHSFLDNPTFRGMRHSLLKSLSELRFIDLHGNFKKREISPDGTPDENVFDIQQGVALSFGILNSCGGCENIKHAHLYGQRSYKYDVLSKGKSKDISWRPVQCMPSFFLFLPQDTSTRKEYEEYLRIQDIMPANVLGFQSHRDDFAIAFQAEEIYLRISELRVKTLSNRELAHKYNIENNRDWQIESARAQVRYDKKWQEKIIPCSYRPFDRRACYFSTVAMDYPRKELISNVFQKKNICLGLGRQGIAVQDPIWSLISVSREPIDANIFRRGGINVFPLWLYPEDDSLSFSTKCRTNYSDIFLATLGGKLGIKNGIQGCLEELKAEIIFSYIYAVFHSIAYRTRYAEFLKIDFPRLPLTKSLPLFRSLGKIGAELVSLHLMESKILDDFITEYIGSRSPEVEKISYEKKTVWVDKDQSIGFKGVPENVWNFHIGGYQVCEKWLKDRKGRKLSAEDIRHYQRIVVALSETIRIMGEIDEVIEKHGGWPGAFVTGEAKEK from the coding sequence ATGCCCGCCACCGACAGAGACCAAATTCGTGCGATAAAAACATTCCCTTCGCTCCTGAAGTATCTCCGCGACGAGCTTGGATGGAGAATCGATTCTGACGATATTGATGAGCTGACATTCAAATATACTCCCGAAGAACTCAACATCAGCGCTGAGCATGCGGTCGCCATAGAGGAGATAAAGCAATTACGTCCGCTCAGCACCGGACAGGTATGGGGGATATTCTTCGTTAAATTCAAGCCGAAGCGCCTGCCGGTGGTCATGCTTCGGAGGATACTGAGCCATCTTGTCATCAAGAAAAGAACGGGCGGTCGTGATGCGGACAGAAAGACCTGGGGAATGGACGATCTTATCTTTATTTCGAGCTACGGGCAGACGGATGACCGGCACATGACCTTTGCTCATTTTACAACGGATACCAGTACCGGTGATCTGCCAACACTGAAGGTTCTCGGGTGGGACGATGATGATACCCCCCTGCGGTATGATCATGTCATAGCTACACTGAAAGAAAAGCTTCGCTGGCCGAGCGATGAGACCGATGTTGATGCATGGCGAAAAACGTGGAGAAGTGCATTCACGCTGGGACATCGACAAGTGATAAAGACAGCAAAAGACCTTGCCATGCGCCTTGCCGTGCTTGCCAAGCGCATCCATAAGCGTGCGCATACGGTACTCAAGATAGAGACTGAGAACGGCATGCTCCACAAGCTGCACAAGGCGTTCCAGACGGCGCTCATACGCGAACTCACCGAGGATGCATTCGTCGATATGTATGCGCAGACCATTGCCTACGGCCTTTTGACTGCGAGCATTGAGCGGAAAAACCCAGTGCCGAGCGTGCAAACAGGAATAATTTCAAAGAATATTGTCGATATGGTGCCAGTTACCAATCCGTTCCTTAAGGAAATGCTCTCTACATTCCTCACAGCCGGCGGCAGAAAGACAAAGCTCGATTTTGATGAATTGGGCGTGCAGGATGTCGTCGAACTTCTCAATGATCCCGATACGCATATGGAGGACATTCTCCGTGATTTCGGCAAGCGTACGATGCAGGAAGACCCGGTCATCCACTTCTATCAGGATTTTCTCAACGAATACAATCATGAACTCCGCGTACAGCGGGGTGTGTTCTATACACCGCAGCCGGTGGTGTCGTATATCGTGCGTAGCGTGCATGAACTGCTGCAGACGGAATTCGGCCTTGAGGACGGGCTTGCATCGACGATAACGTGGGAAGAATTCAGAGAAAAGCAGAAGAGAACCACGAATGACACAAATAGCACGAATAAAGAAATAAAGATACCAGAAGGTACCGACCCGAATTCATATTTCGTAACCATTCTCGACCCCGCGACCGGCACGGCGACATTCCTCGTCGAGGTCATCGACATCATACACAAGACAATGATGGCGAAGTGGAAGAAAGCCGGTGCAACTGACGGCGAATGTCTTGCAAAGTGGAATGAATATGTGCCGAAATGCCTCCTCCCACGGCTGTTTGGTTATGAACTCATGATGGCGCCGTATGCGATCGCTCATATGAAGATAGGGCTGAAGCTTACTGAGACCGGGTATCAATTTAATAGCGACGAACGCGTTCGGATATTTCTCACCAATGCGCTTGAACCGCCGAGCGATGCGGGACAGCAGACACTCACCGGAATGTTCGAAGCGCTTGCTCATGAGGCGGCGGCGGTGAATGAGGTTAAACAGCAACAGAAATTTTCTGTATTAATTGGAAATCCTCCATATGCGGGACACGCGGCGAATTTAAGTAAAAATGATGATGGCACATGGAATTATATAGGTAAACTATTGCAGGATTACTATTTTATCGATGGGGTGCCATTGGGCGAGAGAAATCCTAAATGGCTTCAGGATGACTATGTAAAATTTGTAAGATTATATCAGCAAACGATTACAATTACAGGCGTCGGTGTAATTGGCATTATTACAAATCATAGCTTTCTTGATAATCCAACGTTTCGAGGGATGCGGCATTCGCTTTTGAAATCATTATCGGAATTAAGATTTATTGATCTGCATGGGAATTTTAAAAAACGCGAGATATCTCCAGATGGCACACCAGATGAAAATGTTTTTGATATACAACAAGGGGTTGCACTATCCTTTGGTATATTGAATTCTTGCGGTGGTTGCGAAAATATAAAGCACGCACACCTTTATGGTCAAAGAAGTTACAAGTATGATGTTCTTTCGAAGGGTAAAAGTAAAGACATATCATGGAGACCAGTGCAGTGTATGCCATCATTTTTCCTTTTTTTACCACAAGATACTTCTACGCGCAAAGAGTATGAGGAATATTTAAGAATACAAGATATTATGCCAGCGAACGTACTTGGATTCCAAAGCCATCGCGATGATTTTGCTATCGCTTTCCAAGCAGAGGAGATTTATTTACGTATTAGTGAATTAAGAGTAAAGACTTTATCTAATAGAGAATTGGCACATAAATATAACATAGAAAATAATCGTGATTGGCAGATTGAGTCAGCACGTGCGCAAGTTCGATATGACAAGAAGTGGCAAGAAAAAATCATTCCTTGCTCATATCGTCCATTTGACAGGCGCGCATGCTATTTTAGTACAGTTGCCATGGATTACCCGCGCAAAGAATTGATAAGCAATGTATTTCAGAAAAAAAACATTTGTCTTGGATTAGGAAGGCAAGGAATAGCAGTTCAAGACCCAATATGGTCTTTAATTTCTGTATCTAGAGAGCCAATCGATGCAAACATATTTAGACGGGGTGGGATTAATGTTTTTCCATTATGGCTGTATCCCGAGGACGATAGTCTATCGTTCTCAACAAAATGTCGCACTAACTATAGCGATATATTTCTAGCGACGCTTGGCGGTAAGTTAGGGATAAAAAATGGCATACAAGGATGTCTAGAAGAGCTCAAAGCAGAAATTATTTTTTCCTATATTTATGCTGTTTTTCACAGTATTGCTTATCGCACTCGATACGCCGAATTCCTTAAAATAGATTTCCCACGTTTGCCGCTCACAAAATCACTCCCCCTCTTTCGTTCGCTTGGCAAAATCGGCGCCGAACTTGTATCACTGCATCTCATGGAATCAAAAATACTGGACGACTTCATAACTGAATATATTGGCTCGCGGAGTCCGGAGGTTGAAAAGATATCATACGAGAAAAAAACGGTATGGGTCGATAAGGATCAGTCAATAGGATTCAAAGGCGTGCCGGAGAATGTCTGGAACTTCCACATCGGCGGGTATCAGGTATGCGAGAAGTGGCTGAAGGACAGAAAGGGGCGTAAGCTCTCCGCGGAGGATATACGCCATTATCAGCGGATAGTGGTGGCGCTCTCGGAGACGATACGGATAATGGGGGAGATAGATGAGGTCATTGAGAAGCATGGGGGATGGCCGGGGGCGTTCGTGACGGGAGAGGCCAAGGAGAAATGA